CGTGGGGAGGGGCGCTGCCCCTCCCCCTTCCCCTCCTCGGGATATTTGAACAAGGAAATGCGGGGGAAGAAGGATTGTTGCTGCCAGGTCTTTTCCTGGATCCCGCGCCGCGCACGGCAAAAGGCGGGCTATGCCGGAACGTCCACCCAGCCGCCTCCGGCCACCCATGAGGCCAATGCCGCCTCCACGAACGCCAGTCGCGCCACGCCATCGGCGACGGTGGGAAAATCGAGCGCCAGCGGATCGGCGGCCAGGCCGGTGAGCCGTGTGCGCCGCAAGGAAACCATGGCCGACAGACTTTGGCATCGGCAAAAAGCGGACTGTGAATTTGGAAAATGCGCTCTGGGCCGTTATCGCCCAGAGGTATAATTTACGATGAAAAACTAAACCGTCCGGCAAGGCCGCGTGCGAACTCTTGGCGGAGCTTATCGCGCGCTGACCAGTTTCGGCGCGACGGGCGGTTTCGACGGGTGCAACACCAGGCCGCCATCCTCGACTTCGACCTTGGCGTCTGGATAGACGGCCAGGGCCAAGGCGAGGTTGGGAAGAAACCGGCGGCGGAAGATGTCCATGCGCCCCACCGAGGCGCCAAACTGGACCTTCAGGGCGGCCCAGGACACGGGGCGCGGGGCCGGCAGGACATGAAGGCGATAGGCCAGCCAGCAGTAGATGTCGATCGCCTGCGAGTTGTTCGACACCGCTTTGATGGCGGCGTCCTCAAGCGGCACGGGATGCTGCTGGAGCTGGCGGAAGAAGCCGTCCGACAGCGTCACGCTTTCGGCGAACAGGCCTTCCTGCGGTCCGGCGCCGACGAACATGGCCGTCTCGACGACGTTATGGCGCATGACGCCCGCGCGTTCTTTGGCACGCATGTGAAACGAGAAGGTGCAGAAGGTGATCCGCTCGGCCTGGTCGCGCACGGCGGCGATGTTCTTGCCGGCGCAAGGAATGCCCATCTTCCCGAACCATTGCCGCAGGCTGCGGCCGAGTTCCACGTTCCGGCTGCTGGTGCGCAAAGCTTCGGTCTGGAGATAGATCAGGATCAGGCGCGCGCGGCTGCCGTAGGGAACGCCGACGGGAATGGGCGTATCGCCCTCGCCCATTCGCATCCCCGGCTCGACGATGAGGCCGACATGCTCGCCTTTGATTTGCCAGCCCTCGCCGTCGGGCAGCCGCTTGTGCGGCAAGGCGGCTTGGCACCAGCCGGAATAGAGGAG
This genomic window from Rhodovastum atsumiense contains:
- a CDS encoding replication protein RepA; the protein is MGEVHDILMAHGKQAALAGGLSRDVIEAAASYLANEDGGIGLLYSGWCQAALPHKRLPDGEGWQIKGEHVGLIVEPGMRMGEGDTPIPVGVPYGSRARLILIYLQTEALRTSSRNVELGRSLRQWFGKMGIPCAGKNIAAVRDQAERITFCTFSFHMRAKERAGVMRHNVVETAMFVGAGPQEGLFAESVTLSDGFFRQLQQHPVPLEDAAIKAVSNNSQAIDIYCWLAYRLHVLPAPRPVSWAALKVQFGASVGRMDIFRRRFLPNLALALAVYPDAKVEVEDGGLVLHPSKPPVAPKLVSAR